A window from Pseudomonas frederiksbergensis encodes these proteins:
- a CDS encoding IS1182 family transposase codes for MRYIQGENRSQSALFPLSLDELIPDDHLVRVIEAYIALLDFEHLGFDKARPKATGRPSYDPADLLKLYLYGYFQRIRSSRRLEAECRRNVEVMWLLGRLAPDFKTIADFRRDNSAAFTATCRAFVRFCRQAGLIAGELVAIDGSKFQAVASSRKHLTTKKLEHREAALDKKIARYLAQLDEADRDEEGESIDRSAVQKALAELQVKKANNQTCQVLMQAQGLTQHVVGESDAQKMRTASVPLVAYNVQSVVDAKHCLILHHEVTQEGTDNRQLEPMAKAAKDELQQTKLCVTADAGYSNGAQFQACEDAAITAFVPPNRANNPTSGEEQYFDRTDFSYDKDTDQYQCPAGKPLTLKQLNKGDRIYQAAISDCGKCPLKSRCTKAQRRYLMRHAHEAAFERMEQRMKAHPEMMVNRRSIVEHPFGNLKHWIFGNGRFLLRQLKGTRAEMALAVQAYNLKRAIQVLGAQKLIALMG; via the coding sequence ATGCGCTATATCCAAGGTGAAAACCGCTCCCAGAGCGCGCTTTTTCCACTCTCGCTGGACGAGCTCATTCCTGACGACCATCTGGTACGGGTGATCGAAGCCTACATTGCTCTTCTGGACTTCGAGCATTTGGGCTTTGATAAAGCCAGACCCAAGGCCACTGGGCGTCCTTCGTACGATCCCGCCGACCTGCTCAAACTCTATCTGTACGGCTATTTTCAGCGCATTCGTTCGTCGCGGCGACTGGAGGCGGAGTGTCGGCGCAATGTGGAGGTCATGTGGTTGTTGGGCCGACTGGCACCTGACTTCAAAACCATTGCTGATTTTCGGCGCGACAACAGCGCCGCGTTCACCGCAACCTGTCGTGCCTTCGTTCGATTCTGCCGCCAGGCTGGTCTGATTGCCGGAGAGTTGGTGGCCATCGACGGCAGCAAGTTTCAGGCGGTCGCTTCCAGCCGCAAACACCTGACAACAAAAAAACTCGAGCACCGGGAAGCGGCGCTCGACAAGAAGATTGCGCGTTACCTGGCACAACTCGATGAAGCGGATCGCGACGAAGAAGGAGAGTCGATCGACCGCTCAGCGGTACAGAAAGCGCTAGCCGAGTTGCAGGTAAAAAAGGCCAATAACCAGACCTGCCAAGTGCTGATGCAAGCTCAAGGTCTGACTCAACACGTTGTTGGCGAGTCCGATGCGCAAAAAATGCGAACGGCCTCCGTCCCGCTGGTGGCTTACAACGTTCAAAGTGTTGTGGATGCGAAGCACTGCCTGATTTTGCACCACGAAGTCACTCAGGAAGGCACCGATAACCGCCAACTCGAACCGATGGCCAAGGCCGCTAAAGATGAGCTGCAGCAAACAAAACTCTGCGTCACAGCGGATGCAGGTTACTCCAATGGCGCCCAGTTCCAGGCGTGCGAGGACGCGGCGATCACCGCTTTTGTTCCACCGAACAGGGCCAACAACCCTACCAGTGGTGAGGAGCAGTACTTTGACCGGACAGACTTCAGCTACGACAAAGATACTGATCAATATCAGTGCCCCGCTGGCAAACCACTGACACTTAAACAGCTGAACAAAGGCGATCGAATCTACCAGGCGGCAATCAGCGACTGCGGGAAATGTCCGCTGAAAAGCCGCTGCACCAAGGCTCAGCGTCGCTATCTGATGCGCCATGCCCATGAAGCGGCGTTTGAGCGAATGGAACAGCGAATGAAGGCCCATCCCGAGATGATGGTCAATCGCCGATCCATCGTCGAACATCCCTTCGGCAACCTAAAGCACTGGATCTTCGGAAATGGCCGGTTTTTGCTGCGCCAGTTGAAGGGGACTCGCGCAGAAATGGCGCTAGCGGTACAGGCCTACAACTTGAAAAGGGCTATCCAGGTGCTGGGAGCACAAAAGCTGATAGCGCTGATGGGCTGA
- a CDS encoding glutathione S-transferase N-terminal domain-containing protein: MFVKALRVGLGQLIIFIDFITRPSKKQRPAEVQAQVNTAAKDLTLYQFHACPFCVKTRRTLRRLNVPVALRDAKNNEQDRQTLLEQGGKIKVPCLRIEENGQTTWMYESKVIIDYLDKRFAAA, translated from the coding sequence GTGTTCGTTAAAGCGCTTCGTGTCGGCCTTGGCCAACTGATCATCTTCATCGACTTCATCACCCGCCCAAGCAAAAAGCAGCGCCCTGCCGAGGTTCAGGCTCAGGTCAACACGGCTGCCAAGGACCTGACCCTGTATCAGTTCCACGCCTGCCCGTTCTGCGTGAAAACCCGCCGCACCCTGCGCCGCTTGAACGTGCCGGTGGCGTTGCGCGACGCGAAGAACAACGAACAGGATCGCCAGACCCTGCTGGAACAGGGCGGCAAGATCAAGGTTCCATGTCTGCGCATCGAAGAGAACGGCCAGACCACCTGGATGTACGAGTCCAAGGTGATCATCGATTATCTGGACAAGCGGTTCGCCGCAGCCTGA
- a CDS encoding NCS2 family permease yields MESRKSEAPTLELSPPIRNGWLERIFKLSLHGTTVKTELIAGLTTFITMAYIIFVNPNIMADAGIDHGAAFVATCIAAALGCLLMGLYANWPVGLAPGMGLNAFFTYTVVGTMGYNWETALGAVFVSGVLFMFLTFSRIREWLLNSIPVSLRFAMGAGVGLFLGLIGLKTAGIVVDSPATLIKLGSLREPGPLLAAICFLMIAVLSYHKVFGAILISIITVTLAGWGLGLVHYEGIMSAPPSLAPTWMAMDVAGVFNISMISVVLAFLFVHMFDTAGTLMGVAQRAGLVNADGKIENLSRALKADSASSVFGAVVGVPPVTSYVESAAGVAAGGRTGLTAVTVGVLFIAAMFFAPLAGMIPAYATAGALIYVAMLMMGGMAHIEWDEATDSIPAIVTAIMMPLTFSVADGIALGFITYVVLKAFTGKHKEISVSLWVLCAIFIAKFVFL; encoded by the coding sequence GTGGAAAGCCGCAAATCCGAAGCCCCGACGCTGGAACTCTCGCCGCCAATACGCAATGGCTGGCTGGAGCGCATCTTCAAACTCAGCTTGCATGGCACCACGGTGAAGACCGAGCTGATTGCCGGTCTGACAACCTTCATCACCATGGCCTACATCATCTTCGTCAACCCCAACATCATGGCCGATGCCGGGATCGATCACGGTGCCGCGTTCGTCGCCACCTGCATCGCCGCCGCGCTGGGTTGCCTGTTGATGGGCCTGTACGCCAACTGGCCGGTCGGGCTCGCGCCGGGCATGGGCCTCAACGCCTTCTTCACTTACACCGTGGTCGGCACCATGGGTTACAACTGGGAAACCGCCCTTGGCGCGGTGTTTGTTTCCGGTGTGTTGTTCATGTTTCTGACTTTTTCGCGGATCCGCGAATGGCTGCTCAATAGCATCCCGGTGAGTTTGCGCTTTGCCATGGGTGCCGGCGTGGGCTTGTTCCTGGGGCTGATAGGCTTGAAAACCGCGGGCATCGTGGTTGATAGCCCGGCTACCCTGATCAAACTCGGCTCCCTGCGCGAACCTGGCCCGCTGCTGGCCGCCATCTGCTTCCTGATGATCGCCGTACTCAGCTACCACAAAGTGTTTGGCGCGATTCTCATCAGCATCATCACCGTCACCCTGGCGGGTTGGGGCCTGGGCCTGGTGCACTACGAGGGCATCATGTCCGCCCCGCCGAGCCTGGCACCGACCTGGATGGCCATGGACGTCGCCGGTGTATTCAATATCAGCATGATCAGCGTGGTGCTGGCCTTCCTCTTTGTGCACATGTTCGACACCGCCGGCACCCTGATGGGCGTCGCCCAGCGCGCCGGTTTGGTAAACGCTGACGGCAAGATCGAAAACCTTTCCCGCGCCCTCAAGGCCGACAGTGCTTCCAGTGTATTCGGTGCGGTGGTCGGTGTTCCGCCAGTCACCAGCTACGTGGAAAGTGCCGCGGGTGTCGCCGCGGGTGGTCGGACTGGTCTTACCGCTGTGACCGTAGGTGTGCTATTTATTGCCGCAATGTTTTTCGCACCGCTGGCTGGCATGATCCCCGCTTACGCCACCGCCGGTGCGCTGATTTATGTGGCGATGCTGATGATGGGCGGCATGGCGCATATCGAATGGGACGAGGCGACCGACAGCATTCCGGCGATCGTTACCGCGATCATGATGCCCCTGACCTTCTCGGTCGCCGACGGCATCGCGCTGGGCTTTATCACTTACGTGGTGCTGAAGGCTTTCACCGGTAAACACAAGGAAATTTCCGTCAGTCTGTGGGTGCTCTGCGCGATTTTCATCGCCAAGTTCGTTTTCTTGTAA
- a CDS encoding LysE family translocator, with amino-acid sequence MSLETWLLFSGAALVVILIPGPLSLLMISNSLNYGLRRSYPAFLGGVIASICLLSASALGLGALLLASEQLFSALKVVGALYLFYLAWQSWQQSRLPSHGAEVPQAAPVPRFRALFGRAFMLGASNPKDILFFAAFLPQFLSAEQPFLPQLLVMIVTWTVLDLLCKLAYGLGAHGAARYLRSGKGQSWFNRVSAGLFSGAGAASLLSR; translated from the coding sequence ATGAGTCTGGAAACCTGGCTGCTGTTCAGCGGCGCTGCGCTGGTGGTGATCCTGATCCCGGGGCCACTGTCTTTGCTGATGATCAGCAACAGTCTGAATTACGGTTTGCGCCGTTCTTACCCGGCGTTTCTGGGGGGCGTGATTGCGTCGATCTGCTTGCTCAGTGCGTCGGCGCTGGGTTTAGGCGCCTTGCTGTTGGCATCGGAACAGTTGTTCAGCGCGCTGAAGGTCGTCGGGGCGCTGTACCTGTTCTACCTGGCCTGGCAGAGCTGGCAGCAATCGCGTCTGCCCTCCCACGGCGCTGAAGTGCCCCAGGCTGCCCCAGTGCCACGCTTTCGCGCACTGTTCGGGCGCGCGTTCATGTTGGGCGCCAGCAACCCGAAAGACATCCTGTTCTTCGCCGCTTTCCTCCCGCAGTTCCTCAGTGCCGAGCAGCCATTCCTGCCGCAGTTGCTGGTGATGATTGTGACCTGGACCGTGCTGGATCTGCTGTGCAAATTGGCTTATGGGCTGGGTGCCCATGGTGCGGCGCGGTATTTGCGCAGCGGCAAGGGGCAGAGTTGGTTTAACCGGGTGAGTGCCGGGTTGTTCAGTGGTGCGGGCGCGGCATCCTTGTTGAGCCGCTAA
- the uraH gene encoding hydroxyisourate hydrolase produces MGRLTTHVLDAAHGCPGSSIKVELYRVEGSQLELVATAITNSDGRVDAPLLQGDDYRSGVYQVQFHAGDYYRARGVQLPEPAFLDVVVLRFGISAEQDHYHVPLLISPYSYSTYRGS; encoded by the coding sequence ATGGGACGTTTGACTACTCACGTTTTAGACGCTGCACATGGTTGCCCGGGCAGCTCGATCAAGGTCGAGTTGTACCGCGTTGAAGGTTCGCAGCTGGAATTGGTCGCCACTGCGATAACCAACAGCGACGGTCGGGTCGATGCACCGCTACTGCAAGGCGATGACTACCGGTCCGGGGTCTATCAGGTTCAGTTTCATGCGGGCGATTACTACCGCGCCCGTGGCGTTCAACTGCCAGAACCGGCGTTCCTGGATGTGGTGGTGCTGCGTTTTGGCATCTCTGCGGAACAGGATCACTACCATGTGCCGTTGCTGATTTCGCCTTATAGCTATTCGACCTACAGAGGAAGCTAG
- the puuE gene encoding allantoinase PuuE has product MSADYPRDLIGYGSNPPHPHWPGNARIALSFVLNYEEGGERNILHGDKESEAFLSEMVSAQPLQGARNMSMESLYEYGSRAGVWRVLKLFKEFDIPLTIFAVAMAAQRHPDVIRAMVDAGHEICSHGYRWIDYQYMDEAQEREHMLEAIRVLTEITGERPLGWYTGRTGPNTRRLVMEEGGFLYDCDTYDDDLPYWEPNNPTGKPHLVIPYTLDTNDMRFTQVQGFNKGDDFFEYLKDAFDVLYAEGAEAPKMLSIGLHCRLIGRPARLASLKRFIEYAKSHEQVWFSRRVDIARHWHETHPYQGAAK; this is encoded by the coding sequence GTGAGCGCTGACTACCCACGCGACCTGATCGGTTACGGCAGTAACCCTCCTCACCCACACTGGCCGGGCAATGCCCGCATCGCCTTGTCCTTCGTGCTCAATTACGAAGAAGGCGGCGAGCGCAACATCCTGCACGGCGATAAAGAATCCGAAGCCTTCCTTTCAGAAATGGTCTCGGCGCAGCCGCTGCAAGGCGCGCGCAACATGAGCATGGAATCCCTTTACGAGTATGGCAGCCGTGCCGGCGTCTGGCGGGTTCTGAAACTGTTCAAGGAATTCGACATTCCGCTGACCATCTTCGCCGTGGCCATGGCCGCCCAGCGTCACCCGGACGTGATCCGCGCGATGGTCGATGCCGGCCACGAAATCTGCAGCCACGGCTATCGCTGGATCGACTACCAATACATGGACGAAGCGCAAGAACGCGAGCACATGCTCGAAGCGATCCGCGTCCTCACCGAAATCACCGGCGAGCGCCCACTGGGCTGGTACACCGGCCGCACGGGCCCGAACACCCGTCGACTGGTGATGGAGGAAGGCGGTTTCCTCTACGACTGCGACACCTACGACGACGACCTGCCCTACTGGGAACCGAACAACCCGACCGGCAAGCCGCACCTGGTGATCCCGTACACGCTGGACACCAACGACATGCGCTTCACCCAGGTCCAGGGATTCAACAAGGGCGACGATTTCTTCGAATACCTGAAAGACGCGTTCGACGTGCTGTACGCCGAAGGTGCCGAAGCACCGAAGATGTTGTCGATCGGCCTGCACTGCCGGCTGATCGGCCGCCCGGCGCGTCTGGCCTCGCTCAAACGCTTTATCGAATACGCTAAAAGTCATGAACAGGTGTGGTTCAGCCGTCGCGTCGACATCGCTCGCCACTGGCACGAAACCCACCCGTATCAAGGGGCCGCGAAATGA
- the uraD gene encoding 2-oxo-4-hydroxy-4-carboxy-5-ureidoimidazoline decarboxylase — protein sequence MSHFQTLKPSTLSRDAFVAAFADIYEHSPWVAEKAFDLGQDASIDQIETLHQRMSDILLSADHESQLALINAHPDLAGKAAVQGQLTEASTNEQAGAGIHQCTAEEFQRFTELNDAYKAKFKFPFIMAVKGSNRHQILAAFETRIHNPEDTEFKCALAEINKIALFRLLTL from the coding sequence ATGAGCCACTTCCAAACCCTGAAGCCCTCGACCCTGAGCCGCGACGCGTTTGTCGCGGCCTTCGCCGACATCTACGAACATTCGCCATGGGTGGCCGAGAAGGCCTTCGACCTGGGCCAGGACGCTTCGATCGACCAGATCGAAACCCTGCACCAGCGCATGAGCGACATCCTGTTGAGCGCCGATCACGAAAGCCAATTGGCCCTGATCAACGCTCACCCGGACCTGGCCGGCAAAGCTGCCGTCCAGGGCCAACTAACCGAAGCCAGCACCAATGAACAGGCTGGCGCCGGTATTCACCAATGCACGGCCGAAGAGTTTCAACGCTTCACCGAGCTGAACGACGCCTACAAGGCCAAGTTCAAGTTTCCCTTCATCATGGCGGTAAAAGGCAGCAACCGGCATCAGATCCTCGCGGCGTTCGAAACGCGCATTCACAACCCGGAAGACACCGAGTTCAAGTGCGCGCTGGCGGAGATCAACAAGATCGCCCTGTTCCGATTACTGACCCTATAG
- the alc gene encoding allantoicase has product MKAYAVPFEKFVNLADARLGTKIISVTDDWFADANRLFQPTPAVWKEGVFDDNGKWMDGWESRRKRFEGYDSAVIRLGVPGSIKGVDIDTSFFTGNFPPSASLEACFLASGEPDENTQWTEVLSAVELQGNSHHYHEISNDKAFSHLRFNIYPDGGVARLRVYGIPFRDWSAVGDNEQVDLAAALNGGRALACSDEHFGRMSNILNPGRGINMGDGWETARRRTPGNDWVIVALGHAGEIEKVIVDTLHFKGNYPDTCSIQGAFVKGGTDSQIETQSLFWRELLPAQKLEMHAEHTFAEQIKALGPITHIRLNVFPDGGVSRLRVLGKVAK; this is encoded by the coding sequence ATGAAAGCTTACGCCGTACCTTTCGAGAAGTTCGTCAACCTGGCCGACGCCCGTCTGGGCACCAAAATCATCTCGGTCACCGATGACTGGTTCGCTGATGCCAACCGCCTGTTCCAGCCGACCCCGGCTGTGTGGAAGGAGGGCGTGTTCGATGACAACGGCAAGTGGATGGACGGCTGGGAGTCGCGCCGCAAGCGCTTCGAAGGCTACGACAGCGCGGTGATCCGCCTGGGCGTTCCGGGTTCGATCAAGGGCGTGGACATCGACACTTCATTCTTCACCGGCAACTTCCCGCCGTCGGCCTCGCTGGAAGCCTGCTTCCTCGCTTCGGGCGAGCCGGACGAAAACACCCAGTGGACTGAAGTGCTGTCCGCCGTCGAGCTGCAAGGCAACAGCCACCACTACCACGAAATCAGCAATGACAAGGCGTTCAGCCACCTGCGCTTCAACATCTACCCGGATGGTGGCGTGGCCCGTCTGCGTGTTTACGGTATTCCGTTCCGCGACTGGTCCGCTGTGGGCGACAACGAGCAAGTTGACCTGGCAGCAGCCCTGAACGGTGGCCGCGCCCTCGCCTGCTCCGACGAACACTTCGGGCGCATGAGCAACATCCTCAACCCGGGCCGCGGCATCAACATGGGCGACGGCTGGGAAACTGCACGTCGTCGCACGCCGGGCAATGACTGGGTGATCGTCGCACTGGGCCATGCCGGCGAGATCGAGAAAGTCATCGTCGACACCCTGCACTTCAAGGGCAACTACCCGGACACGTGCTCGATCCAGGGCGCGTTCGTGAAGGGCGGCACCGACAGCCAGATCGAAACCCAATCGCTGTTCTGGCGCGAATTGCTGCCGGCGCAGAAACTGGAAATGCACGCCGAACACACCTTCGCCGAACAGATCAAGGCGCTGGGGCCGATCACCCACATCCGCCTGAACGTGTTCCCGGATGGCGGTGTTAGCCGCCTGCGGGTTTTGGGCAAGGTCGCTAAATAA
- a CDS encoding ureidoglycolate lyase — MRTLTIEPLTKEAFAPFGDVIETDGSDHFMINNGSTMRFHKLATVETATPEDKAIISIFRADAQDMPLTVSMLERHPLGSQAFIPLLGNPFLIVVAPLGDEPVSGLVRAFVTNGRQGINYHRGVWHHPVLTIEKRDDFLVVDRSGTGNNCDEHFFKEDERLILAPHQ; from the coding sequence ATGCGCACATTGACGATTGAACCGCTGACCAAAGAAGCCTTCGCCCCTTTCGGTGACGTGATCGAAACCGACGGCAGCGATCACTTCATGATCAACAACGGTTCGACCATGCGCTTTCACAAACTGGCGACGGTGGAAACCGCCACGCCAGAGGACAAGGCGATCATCAGCATTTTCCGCGCCGACGCGCAGGACATGCCGCTGACCGTCAGCATGCTGGAGCGTCACCCGCTGGGCAGCCAGGCCTTCATTCCGCTGCTCGGCAACCCCTTTCTGATCGTGGTCGCGCCACTTGGCGATGAACCTGTATCAGGCTTGGTCCGCGCCTTCGTCACCAACGGCAGGCAGGGCATTAATTACCATCGCGGCGTTTGGCACCATCCGGTGCTGACGATCGAAAAGCGGGATGACTTCCTGGTGGTTGATCGCAGTGGCACAGGCAACAACTGCGATGAGCATTTTTTCAAAGAGGATGAGCGTTTGATCCTTGCCCCCCACCAATAA
- a CDS encoding urate hydroxylase PuuD encodes MEAHLLEWLNLSVRWVHMITGVAWIGASFYFVWLENNLNRVNPKNGLAGDLWAIHGGGIYHLEKYKLAPPTMPDNLHWFKWEAYFTWLSGVALLCVVFYSNPTLYLLAPGSSLTGPEGVALGIASLFVGWFVYSFLCDSALGKRPALLGFILFVLIIGAAYGFSKVFSGRGAYLHVGAIIGTIMVGNVFRIIMPAQRALVAAIAENRTPDPALPAKGLLRSRHNNYFTLPVLFIMISNHFPSTYGSQYNWLILAGIAVLAVLVRHYFNTRHDSHKFAWTLPAAAVGMICLAYVTGPAQMSSAPEVAKAPGTIEYQPLPETALGGGVKPEAAKPAAPAAAPAQASNAGPGFDKVHSVIQERCTVCHSAKPTSPLFSAAPAGVMLDTPEQIRQNAARIQAQAVTSQIMPLGNITQMTQQERDLIGAWIVQGAPTN; translated from the coding sequence GTGGAAGCACATCTGTTGGAATGGCTGAACCTGAGCGTGCGCTGGGTTCACATGATTACTGGCGTGGCCTGGATCGGTGCGTCGTTCTATTTCGTCTGGCTGGAAAACAACCTCAATCGGGTCAACCCGAAAAACGGTCTGGCGGGCGATTTGTGGGCGATCCATGGCGGCGGTATCTACCACCTGGAAAAATACAAACTGGCTCCACCGACCATGCCGGACAACCTGCACTGGTTCAAATGGGAAGCCTATTTCACTTGGCTGTCGGGGGTCGCGCTGCTGTGCGTGGTGTTCTACTCCAACCCGACGCTGTACCTGCTGGCACCGGGCAGCAGCCTGACCGGCCCTGAAGGGGTCGCTCTGGGCATTGCCTCGTTGTTCGTCGGCTGGTTCGTCTACTCCTTCCTCTGCGACTCGGCCCTGGGCAAACGTCCTGCCCTGCTTGGCTTTATCCTGTTCGTGCTGATCATTGGCGCCGCTTACGGCTTCAGCAAAGTGTTCAGCGGTCGTGGTGCGTACCTGCACGTCGGCGCGATCATCGGCACCATCATGGTCGGCAACGTGTTCCGCATCATCATGCCGGCCCAGCGCGCACTGGTTGCCGCGATTGCCGAAAACCGCACGCCGGATCCGGCGCTGCCGGCCAAAGGCTTGCTGCGTTCGCGTCACAACAACTACTTCACCTTGCCGGTGCTGTTCATCATGATCAGTAACCACTTCCCGAGCACCTACGGCAGCCAATACAACTGGCTGATCCTGGCCGGGATCGCGGTGCTGGCGGTGTTGGTGCGTCACTACTTCAACACCCGTCATGACAGCCACAAATTTGCCTGGACCCTGCCCGCCGCGGCAGTGGGCATGATTTGCCTGGCTTACGTGACTGGCCCGGCGCAGATGTCCAGCGCACCTGAAGTGGCCAAGGCGCCTGGCACCATCGAGTACCAGCCGTTGCCGGAAACTGCCCTCGGTGGTGGCGTGAAACCTGAAGCGGCGAAACCTGCTGCACCTGCCGCTGCACCGGCTCAGGCGTCCAACGCCGGCCCCGGTTTCGACAAGGTGCACAGCGTGATTCAGGAACGTTGCACGGTTTGCCATTCTGCCAAACCGACCAGTCCGCTGTTCAGTGCTGCACCGGCCGGCGTGATGCTCGACACCCCCGAGCAGATCCGCCAGAACGCGGCGCGCATCCAGGCGCAAGCCGTCACCAGCCAGATCATGCCACTGGGCAACATCACCCAGATGACCCAGCAGGAACGTGACCTGATCGGTGCCTGGATTGTGCAGGGGGCCCCCACCAACTAA
- a CDS encoding nucleobase:cation symporter-2 family protein encodes MSELTKARIPDAPAIQRLPLLQLILVGLQHVLLMYGGAIAVPLIIGQAAGLSREEIAFLINADLLVAGIATIVQSLGIGPMGIRMPVMMGASFAAVGSMVAMAGMPGIGLQGIFGATIAAGFFGMIIAPFMSKVVRFFPPLVTGTVITSIGLSLFPVAVNWAGGGAGAAQFGSPIYLAIAALVLATILLVHRFMRGFWVNISVLIGMCLGYVLCGLIGMVDLSGMAQAPWLQFVTPLHFGMPKFELAPILSMCLVVVIIFVESTGMFLALGKITGQDVCPRMLRRGLLCDAGASFFAGFFNTFTHSSFAQNIGLVQMTGVRCRSVTIVAGGLLVMLSLLPKAAFLVASIPPAVLGGAAIAMFGMVAATGIKILQEADIGDRRNQLLVAVSIGMGLIPVVRPEFFAHLPLWMSPITHSGIAMATLSALSLNLLFNILGGAERAAINDCHAHPH; translated from the coding sequence ATGTCCGAGCTAACCAAAGCCCGCATCCCCGACGCACCCGCCATTCAGCGTTTGCCCCTTTTGCAACTGATCCTGGTCGGCCTGCAACACGTTCTGTTGATGTACGGCGGAGCCATCGCGGTGCCGCTGATCATCGGACAGGCCGCTGGCCTGAGTCGTGAAGAAATCGCCTTCCTGATCAATGCCGACCTGCTGGTAGCCGGGATCGCGACCATCGTGCAGTCCCTGGGCATCGGCCCCATGGGCATTCGCATGCCGGTGATGATGGGCGCCAGTTTCGCCGCAGTGGGCAGCATGGTCGCCATGGCCGGCATGCCTGGCATCGGTCTGCAAGGGATCTTCGGCGCGACCATCGCCGCCGGATTCTTCGGCATGATCATCGCGCCGTTCATGTCCAAAGTCGTACGCTTCTTCCCGCCGCTGGTGACCGGTACGGTCATCACCTCGATCGGTTTGTCGCTGTTTCCCGTGGCCGTGAACTGGGCCGGCGGTGGTGCCGGTGCCGCACAATTCGGCTCGCCGATTTACCTGGCCATCGCCGCGCTGGTACTGGCCACCATTCTGCTGGTCCACCGCTTCATGCGCGGTTTCTGGGTCAACATTTCCGTGCTGATCGGCATGTGCCTGGGTTACGTGCTCTGCGGCCTGATTGGCATGGTCGACCTGAGCGGCATGGCCCAGGCGCCGTGGCTGCAATTCGTGACCCCGCTGCATTTCGGCATGCCGAAGTTCGAACTCGCGCCGATCCTGTCCATGTGCCTGGTGGTGGTGATCATCTTCGTCGAGTCCACCGGGATGTTCCTGGCGCTGGGCAAAATTACCGGCCAGGACGTTTGCCCACGGATGCTGCGCCGCGGTTTGTTGTGTGATGCCGGCGCTTCGTTCTTCGCCGGTTTCTTCAACACCTTCACCCATTCCTCTTTCGCGCAGAACATCGGCCTGGTGCAGATGACTGGCGTGCGTTGCCGCTCGGTGACCATCGTCGCCGGCGGTTTGCTGGTGATGTTGAGTCTGTTGCCGAAAGCGGCGTTTCTGGTGGCCTCGATTCCACCCGCCGTACTGGGCGGTGCGGCCATTGCGATGTTCGGCATGGTCGCCGCCACTGGCATCAAGATTCTTCAGGAAGCCGACATCGGCGACCGTCGCAACCAGTTGCTGGTGGCGGTGAGCATCGGTATGGGATTGATTCCGGTGGTCCGTCCGGAATTCTTCGCTCACCTTCCGCTGTGGATGAGCCCGATCACCCACAGCGGCATCGCCATGGCCACGCTCAGTGCGCTGTCGCTGAACCTGCTGTTCAACATCCTCGGCGGCGCCGAACGCGCGGCCATCAACGACTGCCACGCGCACCCGCACTGA
- a CDS encoding outer membrane protein OmpK: MIRTQTNMLLGGGLLAASQAMAGDLLLWQTNSLSYLYGKDFAVNPSIQQTITFEHADRWKYGDNFLFVDSTYYNGEKDRNKGVHAYYGEFSPRLSFGKILDRRFEFGPIKDVLLAMTYENGEDDTEAYLIGPGFDLAVPGFNFFTLNFYYRQTEGSRPGDDVWQITPAWSYTLPLGNSNLLIDGYIDWVVDNDQNSQGTYHANLHVNPQIKYDLGKALGWREKQVYVGAEYSYWKDKYGIENSTRFDTNENTTSLLVKVHF, encoded by the coding sequence ATGATTCGGACACAGACAAACATGCTGTTAGGCGGTGGTCTATTGGCCGCCAGTCAGGCCATGGCCGGCGATCTGCTGCTGTGGCAGACCAACAGCCTGAGCTATCTGTATGGCAAGGATTTCGCGGTCAACCCGTCGATCCAGCAGACGATAACCTTTGAGCACGCCGACCGCTGGAAGTACGGCGACAACTTCCTGTTCGTCGACAGCACTTACTACAACGGCGAGAAAGACCGCAACAAAGGCGTTCACGCCTACTACGGCGAGTTCAGTCCACGCCTGTCTTTCGGCAAAATCCTCGACCGCCGTTTCGAGTTCGGCCCGATCAAGGACGTGTTGCTGGCCATGACCTACGAGAATGGCGAAGACGACACCGAGGCCTATCTGATCGGCCCCGGTTTCGACCTCGCGGTGCCGGGCTTCAATTTTTTCACCTTGAACTTCTACTATCGCCAGACCGAAGGCTCGCGTCCCGGCGACGATGTCTGGCAAATCACGCCGGCCTGGTCCTACACCCTGCCATTGGGCAACTCGAACCTGCTGATCGACGGCTACATCGACTGGGTCGTCGATAACGACCAGAACTCACAGGGCACCTACCACGCCAACCTGCACGTGAACCCACAGATCAAATATGACCTGGGGAAAGCCCTGGGCTGGCGAGAGAAACAGGTGTACGTCGGCGCCGAATACAGCTACTGGAAAGACAAATACGGCATCGAAAACAGCACCCGCTTCGACACCAATGAAAACACCACCAGCCTGCTGGTGAAGGTGCACTTCTAA